A genomic region of Echeneis naucrates chromosome 24, fEcheNa1.1, whole genome shotgun sequence contains the following coding sequences:
- the LOC115037562 gene encoding uncharacterized protein LOC115037562, whose protein sequence is MYILCSSPVETISDDQVFIVYLGNIPADVILEQVWINGNQLMMAESDERGISLSPVVHSNGSRAYELQLPFKDVTVHRMYLGGGVMHYSIDINFTLTIMPQRDSYYYQTFITAQVFNAFPPEITAHCSDRGITFSLVLTPQAMSHWEVGVDHEPLTLELAAQRGYHLHHDAHKTILEVPVFSIGYTYEGINLSNFYGTFKLLLRDSKTLEVQTSTSKRCLFKTEDMIVCSTDGTITLVTSPTATWPTVLPERISLLDPACRPKQADQSRVLFEFKVDSCGTRAMV, encoded by the exons ATGTATATTCTCTGTTCTTCTCCTGTAGAAACAATCAGTGATGACCAAGTTTTCATCGTCTACCTGGGAAACATTCCTGCAGATGTCATTTTAGAGCAAGTGTGGATTAACGGTAACCAGCTGATGATGGCAGAGAGTGATGAACGAGGCATCAGCCTCAGTCCTGTTGTTCACAGTAATGGAAGCCGGGCCTATGAGCTCCAGCTGCCCTTCAAAGACGTCACTGTCCACAGGATG TACCTGGGTGGAGGTGTAATGCACTACTCCATTGATATAAACTTCACTCTCACTATCATGCCCCAGAGAGACTCCTATTACTACCAAACATTCATCACAGCACAAGTATTCAATGCAT ttcctccagAGATCACAGCTCACTGTTCAGACAGAGGAATAACCTTTAGCCTGGTCCTGACACCTCAAGCCATGAGTCACTGGGAGGTGGGTGTTGACCATGAGCCTCTCACATTAGAGCTGGCAGCACAGAGAGGGTACCATCTTCACCATGATGCCCACAAAACCATCCTAGAAGTACCTGTTTTCTCCATTGGGTACACCTATGAA GGGATCAACCTTTCAAACTTTTATGGAACATTTAAGCTTCTTTTGAGAGACTCCAAAACACTTGAGGTCCAGACTTCAACTTCCAAACGCTGCCTCTTCAAAACTGAGGATATGATAG TCTGTTCTACAGATGGGACCATTACACTGGTAACATCCCCAACAGCCACCTGGCCCACAGTGCTGCCCGAGAGAATCAGTCTGCTGGATCCCGCCTGTAGACCCAAACAGGCCGACCAATCCAGAGTCCTGTTTGAGTTCAAAGTGGATTCATGTGGAACAAGAGCCATGGTATGA
- the xrcc3 gene encoding DNA repair protein XRCC3 isoform X2, with translation MDWDRLQLSPKIISALGRAKLTSVREVICLSGPDLQRVTNLSRSDIQQLLTAAATACRRHHPIPALHTRDNWESGLRVGVGCPVLDELLRGGLPVGAITELSGESGAGKTQLAMQFCLSVQYPTQYRGLGSGAVYICTEDSFPIRRLQQLIREQSHLRSDVPQELIHSLQFSDQVYIEHAADLGLVRLLVLDSVAALFRSEFKADDWLERNKQLLAFSSTLHHLSQEFTTPVLCINQVTDVFNSGDNSLGPLSCPVSPALGLAWANRVMMRLMMRRLQVTVARGDQSSVLRRLEIIFAPHLPRDGQDIAVWREGVRGIGGAPLAQTHDLGFNNK, from the exons ATGGACTGGGATCGACTGCAACTCAGCCCGAAGATCATCTCAGCTCTGGGGAGAG CCAAACTCACATCTGTCAGGGAGGTCATCTGTCTTTCTGGTCCAGACCTACAGAGAGTCACCAATCTGTCCCGCTCAGACATCCAGCAGCTGCTCACTGCTGCCGCCACTGCCTGCAGACGACACCATCCAATCCCAG CCCTTCATACGCGAGACAATTGGGAGTCCGGCCTCAGAGTTGGCGTGGGCTGTCCAGTGCTGGATGAGTTATTGAGGGGGGGTCTTCCTGTTGGGGCCATCACTGAACTCTCAGGAGAGAGTGGAGCGGGAAAGACTCAGTTGGCTATGcagttctgtctgtctgtacagtACCCTACCCAGTACAGGGGACTGGGCTCAG GAGCAGTCTACATCTGCACCGAAGACTCGTTTCCCATCAGgcgtctgcagcagctgatcagGGAACAGTCCCATCTGCGGTCAGACGTCCCTCAGGAACTGATCCACAGTCTCCAGTTCAGCGACCAAGTCTATATTGAACATGCTGCCGACCTG GGTCTGGTTCGGCTTCTGGTCCTGGACTCAGTGGCAGCTCTGTTCAGGTCTGAGTTCAAAGCTGATGATTGGCTGGAGAGGAACAAACAGCTGCTCGCATTCTCCTCCACACTTCACCACCTGAGCCAGGAGTTCACCACACCTGTCCTTTGCATCAACCAG GTCACAGATGTCTTCAACTCAGGAGACAACAGTTTGGG tcCTCTCTCCTGCCCCGTGTCACCTGCTTTGGGACTGGCCTGGGCCAATCGGGTGATGATGCGGCTGATGATGAGACGTCTCCAGGTGACTGTTGCCCGTGGTGACCAGAGCAGTGTCCTCCGCAGGCTAGAGATTATCTTTGCTCCTCACCTGCCTCGAGACGGACAGGACATAGCGgtgtggagggagggagtgcGAGGGATCGGGGGGGCACCATTAGCTCAGACACATGACCTGGGGttcaacaacaaataa
- the LOC115037936 gene encoding protein Z-dependent protease inhibitor-like, translating to MQPSTLLPLVILVLWSAGSSGTTGPLVEDLTNRMSDFATRLYRTVASRTDENIFLSPFTLTTALMALLGATNGPTRDQLLQGLSLTGMDLQTLPDLFQTLRTTVLQRGEDANLRQGVAIFPAQNFPLSTSYLDMVQTKFGGNAQNLVYTPQQEAIDIINRWVQEQTGDQIQELVTTLDPQTQLLLATAASFQTHFTPPFNASFSQDERFYVDKYHVVMVTMMFRADKYFLAYDRSVKAGVLKLPMTDGTAMLVVLPDEDVDINIVEEEVTGEKMRAWFGQLKKTKLEVQLPRFMMERSYSLKNILQALDITQVFQDNADITNMDGAKSPRLTEVLHKSVISVEERSDTISAGGDNNTFSSLPPRLTINRPFIFIVYQESTGSMLLMGRVIDPTKK from the exons ATGCagccctccaccctcctcccaTTGGTCATCCTCGTGCTCTGGAGTGCAGGGTCTTCTGGAACCACTGGCCCCCTGGTGGAGGACTTGACCAACAGGATGTCAGATTTTGCCACCCGGCTATACCGAACAGTGGCAAGCCGGACCGATGAGAACATCTTCCTGTCTCCGTTCACATTGACGACTGCGCTGATGGCGCTGCTTGGTGCCACCAATGGGCCAACCAGGGACCAGCTGCTTCAAGGACTCTCTCTGACTGGAATGGACCTGCAGACTCTCCCAG ATTTGTTTCAGACTCTAAGGACCACTGTCCTGCAGAGGGGCGAAGATGCAAACCTGCGACAGGGTGTTGCTATCTTTCCCGCCCAAAACTTCCCACTGTCCACTTCCTACCTGGACATGGTGCAGACAAAGTTTGGGGGAAATGCTCAAAACCTGGTCTACACGCCACAACAGGAAGCCATTGACATCATCAACCGCTGGGTCCAGGAGCAAACCGGGGACCAGATTCAGGAGCTGGTGACCACCCTAGACCCCCAGACCCAGCTGTTGCTTGCTACTGCCGCCTCGTTCCAGA ctcaTTTCACTCCACCCTTTAACGCGTCTTTCTCTCAGGATGAGCGTTTCTATGTGGACAAGTATCACGTTGTCATGGTTACCATGATGTTCAGGGCAGATAAGTACTTTCTGGCTTATGATCGCTCAGTGAAGGCTGGCGTGTTGAAGCTTCCGATGACAGATGGCACAGCGATGTTGGTGGTGCTGCCAGATGAAGACGTGGACATCAATATTGTAGAAGAGGAAGTCACAGGCGAGAAGATGCGAGCCTGGTTTGGACAACTCAAGAAGAC GAAATTGGAGGTACAGCTGCCACGTTTTATGATGGAGCGTTCCTATTCACTGAAAAATATCCTGCAGGCTCTTGATATCACTCAGGTGTTTCAGGACAATGCTGACATCACCAATATGGATGGAGCCAAAAGTCCAAGGCTTACAGAG gTCTTGCACAAGTCTGTCATCTCAGTTGAAGAGCGCAGTGACACCATTTCTGCAGGGGGAGACAACAACACgttctcctcccttcctccccgACTGACTATCAACAGGCCCTTCATCTTCATCGTCTACCAGGAGAGTACCGGCAGCATGCTGCTCATGGGCCGAGTGATCGACCCCACCAAGAAATAA
- the LOC115037556 gene encoding uncharacterized protein LOC115037556 isoform X1: MQSDQQVGESYVVYENEIRHDRQLIADGPNLITRESLFRLTVRCFYPVSGVARLSVERLFRSASPGFGSVKVFEILKDSSNPAPAQDCLHQVSGNDNTPANQIYQSPATGEFLSYPGIRLQPKPGPSHVITVPGTLNTLVSSSKDPQKFPILNLFAETKIVGMHQVPQQVSSHSSPLGSLQEDQNERIESVRARLNKSALALESFSKTLDPSIADQSKSSWDNSAQTLRLQRLKGLKNNAQLSGPVWNQSTLSQSGSVVLNEDLHNLKVDLTFGTREKNHQHEAKHPLSSQGSSGRVVEKANLGDWPAYQPQGLYDPTQASQPGQLLQLSGQSGPDLFSGTSRDKKNIPVHNNNKKAISDSPRETKQSVSNEPTMTERVIQSRTSEMSRSGVQNIRVKPLSRLVSLGHHLDHKPVKQANLLISNPSQYDTDMTAVSNDGKHLRARQLQDRSISNTRQEHFSEKTGFKTPWQGQGIQNAQAKLPQYPVPWVTDLAPNWQGIQEKQVNSGPQQKLIKSVAEKGNGRQESGSPLRNVPQSEGPSKASHSRIRPSPRFLGRLQTNDPSRGQMLQNSESATRRGNDRISDPSFMLQNTTKTPADRRDHDATDTSHGGLNPIAGGAEFMGFHTHSIGSGTPGSALKIPSRSECGYRYGWSVHQGIMRGINTLNIQVFI; encoded by the exons ATGCAAAGTGATCAACAGGTTGGGGAGTCTTATGTTGTCTATGAGAATGAGATTCGCCATGACAGACAGTTGATTGCAGATGGACCAAACCTCATCACCAGGGAATCTCTGTTCAG GTTGACTGTTAGGTGTTTCTATCCAGTGAGTGGTGTCGCCAGATTGTCTGTGGAGAGGTTGTTTCGCTCAGCGAGTCCTGGATTTGGTTCAGTGAAAGTCTTTGAAATCCTTAAAG ATTCTTCAAATCCAGCCCCTGCTCAGGACTGTTTGCATCAAGTTTCTGGAAATGACAATACCCCAGCTAACCAGATCTACCAAAGCCCTGCAACAGGTGAATTTCTGTCTTACCCTGGCATCAGGCTTCAGCCCAAACCTGGACCAAGTCACGTTATTACAGTACCAGGAACACTCAACACGCTGGTGTCCTCTTCCAAAGACCCTCAAAAATTTCCAATCTTGAATCTTTTTGCTGAAACTAAAATTGTTGGTATGCACCAGGTCCCTCAGCAGGTTTCATCTCATTCTAGTCCTCTTGGGTCCCTGCAGGAGGACCAAAATGAGAGAATTGAATCTGTGAGAGCAAGACTTAACAAGTCAGCCTTAGCGTTGGAGTCTTTCAGCAAGACTCTTGATCCATCTATTGCAGACCAATCAAAAAGTAGCTGGGATAACTCTGCTCAAACTTTAAGACTTCAAAGGCTGAAAGGTTTAAAAAACAATGCCCAGCTCTCTGGCCCAGTATGGAACCAGTCTACACTGAGCCAATCTGGAAGTGTTGTGCTAAATGAAGACCTGCACAATCTTAAAGTTGATCTCACATTTGGCACAAGAGAGAAGAATCACCAACATGAGGCAAAGCATCCTTTGAGCTCTCAAGGGTCCTCAGGGAGGGTGGTGGAAAAGGCCAATTTGGGGGACTGGCCTGCCTACCAACCTCAAGGTCTGTATGATCCCACTCAAGCCTCCCAGCCTGGCCAACTCCTTCAGCTGTCAGGCCAGTCCGGCCCAGACCTCTTCAGTGGCACAAGCAGAGACAAGAAAAATATTCCTGtccataacaacaacaaaaaggctATCTCTGACTCACCTCGAGAAACTAAACAGTCTGTGAGCAATGAACCAACTATGACCGAAAGAGTCATCCAAAGCAGGACGAGTGAGATGAGTCGCTCTGGAGTTCAGAACATCAGAGTCAAACCCCTGAGCAGATTAGTATCTTTAGGACATCATCTGGACCACAAACCTGTTAAACAGGCAAATTTGCTAATATCTAATCCCTCCCAATATGACACTGACATGACAGCTGTCAGCAATGATGGAAAACACTTGAGGGCCAGACAGCTCCAGGACCGCAGTATTTCAAACACCAGACAGGAACACTTTTCTGAAAAAACTGGGTTTAAAACACCATGGCAGGGACAAGGTATTCAAAATGCCCAAGCCAAACTGCCCCAATATCCAGTGCCCTGGGTCACTGATCTAGCTCCAAACTGGCAGGGAATTCAGGAAAAACAGGTTAATTCAGGACCCCAGCAGAAGCTGATCAAGTCAGTGGCTGAGAAGGGAAATGGGAGACAAGAATCTGGTTCACCGTTAAGAAATGTCCCTCAATCAGAAG GACCATCAAAAGCTTCTCACAGTAGAATCAGACCTAGTCCTAGATTCCTGGGAAGACTCCAGACCAACGACCCCTCCAGAGGGCAGATGCTCCAAAACTCAGAGTCTGCTACCAGAAGAGGAAATGACAGGATATCTGATCCTAGCTTTATGCTGCAGAACACTACAAAGACACCCGCCGACCGCAGAGACCATGATGCAACTGATACAAGTCACGGGGGCCTGAATCCCATTGCAGGAGGAGCTGAGTTTATGGGTTTTCACACACATTCTATTGGCTCTGGTACGCCAGGTTCAGCCCTGAAGATTCCAAGCAGGTCAGAATGTGGCTATCGGTACGGATGGAGTGTTCACCAAGGCATCATGAGAGGTATCAACACCCTCAACATTCAGGTCTTTATTTAG
- the xrcc3 gene encoding DNA repair protein XRCC3 isoform X3: protein MQWHVSLCVFSALHTRDNWESGLRVGVGCPVLDELLRGGLPVGAITELSGESGAGKTQLAMQFCLSVQYPTQYRGLGSGAVYICTEDSFPIRRLQQLIREQSHLRSDVPQELIHSLQFSDQVYIEHAADLDSLHMCLSRRVPLLLAQGLVRLLVLDSVAALFRSEFKADDWLERNKQLLAFSSTLHHLSQEFTTPVLCINQVTDVFNSGDNSLGPLSCPVSPALGLAWANRVMMRLMMRRLQVTVARGDQSSVLRRLEIIFAPHLPRDGQDIAVWREGVRGIGGAPLAQTHDLGFNNK, encoded by the exons ATGCAGTGGcacgtgtctctgtgtgtcttttcagCCCTTCATACGCGAGACAATTGGGAGTCCGGCCTCAGAGTTGGCGTGGGCTGTCCAGTGCTGGATGAGTTATTGAGGGGGGGTCTTCCTGTTGGGGCCATCACTGAACTCTCAGGAGAGAGTGGAGCGGGAAAGACTCAGTTGGCTATGcagttctgtctgtctgtacagtACCCTACCCAGTACAGGGGACTGGGCTCAG GAGCAGTCTACATCTGCACCGAAGACTCGTTTCCCATCAGgcgtctgcagcagctgatcagGGAACAGTCCCATCTGCGGTCAGACGTCCCTCAGGAACTGATCCACAGTCTCCAGTTCAGCGACCAAGTCTATATTGAACATGCTGCCGACCTG GACTCACTACACATGTGTCTTTCTCGGCGTGTCCCCCTCCTGCTGGCCCAGGGTCTGGTTCGGCTTCTGGTCCTGGACTCAGTGGCAGCTCTGTTCAGGTCTGAGTTCAAAGCTGATGATTGGCTGGAGAGGAACAAACAGCTGCTCGCATTCTCCTCCACACTTCACCACCTGAGCCAGGAGTTCACCACACCTGTCCTTTGCATCAACCAG GTCACAGATGTCTTCAACTCAGGAGACAACAGTTTGGG tcCTCTCTCCTGCCCCGTGTCACCTGCTTTGGGACTGGCCTGGGCCAATCGGGTGATGATGCGGCTGATGATGAGACGTCTCCAGGTGACTGTTGCCCGTGGTGACCAGAGCAGTGTCCTCCGCAGGCTAGAGATTATCTTTGCTCCTCACCTGCCTCGAGACGGACAGGACATAGCGgtgtggagggagggagtgcGAGGGATCGGGGGGGCACCATTAGCTCAGACACATGACCTGGGGttcaacaacaaataa
- the xrcc3 gene encoding DNA repair protein XRCC3 isoform X1, giving the protein MDWDRLQLSPKIISALGRAKLTSVREVICLSGPDLQRVTNLSRSDIQQLLTAAATACRRHHPIPALHTRDNWESGLRVGVGCPVLDELLRGGLPVGAITELSGESGAGKTQLAMQFCLSVQYPTQYRGLGSGAVYICTEDSFPIRRLQQLIREQSHLRSDVPQELIHSLQFSDQVYIEHAADLDSLHMCLSRRVPLLLAQGLVRLLVLDSVAALFRSEFKADDWLERNKQLLAFSSTLHHLSQEFTTPVLCINQVTDVFNSGDNSLGPLSCPVSPALGLAWANRVMMRLMMRRLQVTVARGDQSSVLRRLEIIFAPHLPRDGQDIAVWREGVRGIGGAPLAQTHDLGFNNK; this is encoded by the exons ATGGACTGGGATCGACTGCAACTCAGCCCGAAGATCATCTCAGCTCTGGGGAGAG CCAAACTCACATCTGTCAGGGAGGTCATCTGTCTTTCTGGTCCAGACCTACAGAGAGTCACCAATCTGTCCCGCTCAGACATCCAGCAGCTGCTCACTGCTGCCGCCACTGCCTGCAGACGACACCATCCAATCCCAG CCCTTCATACGCGAGACAATTGGGAGTCCGGCCTCAGAGTTGGCGTGGGCTGTCCAGTGCTGGATGAGTTATTGAGGGGGGGTCTTCCTGTTGGGGCCATCACTGAACTCTCAGGAGAGAGTGGAGCGGGAAAGACTCAGTTGGCTATGcagttctgtctgtctgtacagtACCCTACCCAGTACAGGGGACTGGGCTCAG GAGCAGTCTACATCTGCACCGAAGACTCGTTTCCCATCAGgcgtctgcagcagctgatcagGGAACAGTCCCATCTGCGGTCAGACGTCCCTCAGGAACTGATCCACAGTCTCCAGTTCAGCGACCAAGTCTATATTGAACATGCTGCCGACCTG GACTCACTACACATGTGTCTTTCTCGGCGTGTCCCCCTCCTGCTGGCCCAGGGTCTGGTTCGGCTTCTGGTCCTGGACTCAGTGGCAGCTCTGTTCAGGTCTGAGTTCAAAGCTGATGATTGGCTGGAGAGGAACAAACAGCTGCTCGCATTCTCCTCCACACTTCACCACCTGAGCCAGGAGTTCACCACACCTGTCCTTTGCATCAACCAG GTCACAGATGTCTTCAACTCAGGAGACAACAGTTTGGG tcCTCTCTCCTGCCCCGTGTCACCTGCTTTGGGACTGGCCTGGGCCAATCGGGTGATGATGCGGCTGATGATGAGACGTCTCCAGGTGACTGTTGCCCGTGGTGACCAGAGCAGTGTCCTCCGCAGGCTAGAGATTATCTTTGCTCCTCACCTGCCTCGAGACGGACAGGACATAGCGgtgtggagggagggagtgcGAGGGATCGGGGGGGCACCATTAGCTCAGACACATGACCTGGGGttcaacaacaaataa
- the LOC115037556 gene encoding uncharacterized protein LOC115037556 isoform X2: MQSDQQVGESYVVYENEIRHDRQLIADGPNLITRESLFRLTVRCFYPVSGVARLSVERLFRSASPGFGSVKVFEILKDSSNPAPAQDCLHQVSGNDNTPANQIYQSPATGEFLSYPGIRLQPKPGPSHVITVPGTLNTLVSSSKDPQKFPILNLFAETKIVGMHQVPQQVSSHSSPLGSLQEDQNERIESVRARLNKSALALESFSKTLDPSIADQSKSSWDNSAQTLRLQRLKGLKNNAQLSGPVWNQSTLSQSGSVVLNEDLHNLKVDLTFGTREKNHQHEAKHPLSSQGSSGRVVEKANLGDWPAYQPQGLYDPTQASQPGQLLQLSGQSGPDLFSGTSRDKKNIPVHNNNKKAISDSPRETKQSVSNEPTMTERVIQSRTSEMSRSGVQNIRVKPLSRLVSLGHHLDHKPVKQANLLISNPSQYDTDMTAVSNDGKHLRARQLQDRSISNTRQEHFSEKTGFKTPWQGQGIQNAQAKLPQYPVPWVTDLAPNWQGIQEKQVNSGPQQKLIKSVAEKGNGRQESGSPLRNVPQSEGPSKASHSRIRPSPRFLGRLQTNDPSRGQMLQNSESATRRGNDRISDPSFMLQNTTKTPADRRDHDATDTSHGGLNPIAGGAEFMGFHTHSIGSGTPGSALKIPSRSECGYRYGWSVHQGIMRGR, from the exons ATGCAAAGTGATCAACAGGTTGGGGAGTCTTATGTTGTCTATGAGAATGAGATTCGCCATGACAGACAGTTGATTGCAGATGGACCAAACCTCATCACCAGGGAATCTCTGTTCAG GTTGACTGTTAGGTGTTTCTATCCAGTGAGTGGTGTCGCCAGATTGTCTGTGGAGAGGTTGTTTCGCTCAGCGAGTCCTGGATTTGGTTCAGTGAAAGTCTTTGAAATCCTTAAAG ATTCTTCAAATCCAGCCCCTGCTCAGGACTGTTTGCATCAAGTTTCTGGAAATGACAATACCCCAGCTAACCAGATCTACCAAAGCCCTGCAACAGGTGAATTTCTGTCTTACCCTGGCATCAGGCTTCAGCCCAAACCTGGACCAAGTCACGTTATTACAGTACCAGGAACACTCAACACGCTGGTGTCCTCTTCCAAAGACCCTCAAAAATTTCCAATCTTGAATCTTTTTGCTGAAACTAAAATTGTTGGTATGCACCAGGTCCCTCAGCAGGTTTCATCTCATTCTAGTCCTCTTGGGTCCCTGCAGGAGGACCAAAATGAGAGAATTGAATCTGTGAGAGCAAGACTTAACAAGTCAGCCTTAGCGTTGGAGTCTTTCAGCAAGACTCTTGATCCATCTATTGCAGACCAATCAAAAAGTAGCTGGGATAACTCTGCTCAAACTTTAAGACTTCAAAGGCTGAAAGGTTTAAAAAACAATGCCCAGCTCTCTGGCCCAGTATGGAACCAGTCTACACTGAGCCAATCTGGAAGTGTTGTGCTAAATGAAGACCTGCACAATCTTAAAGTTGATCTCACATTTGGCACAAGAGAGAAGAATCACCAACATGAGGCAAAGCATCCTTTGAGCTCTCAAGGGTCCTCAGGGAGGGTGGTGGAAAAGGCCAATTTGGGGGACTGGCCTGCCTACCAACCTCAAGGTCTGTATGATCCCACTCAAGCCTCCCAGCCTGGCCAACTCCTTCAGCTGTCAGGCCAGTCCGGCCCAGACCTCTTCAGTGGCACAAGCAGAGACAAGAAAAATATTCCTGtccataacaacaacaaaaaggctATCTCTGACTCACCTCGAGAAACTAAACAGTCTGTGAGCAATGAACCAACTATGACCGAAAGAGTCATCCAAAGCAGGACGAGTGAGATGAGTCGCTCTGGAGTTCAGAACATCAGAGTCAAACCCCTGAGCAGATTAGTATCTTTAGGACATCATCTGGACCACAAACCTGTTAAACAGGCAAATTTGCTAATATCTAATCCCTCCCAATATGACACTGACATGACAGCTGTCAGCAATGATGGAAAACACTTGAGGGCCAGACAGCTCCAGGACCGCAGTATTTCAAACACCAGACAGGAACACTTTTCTGAAAAAACTGGGTTTAAAACACCATGGCAGGGACAAGGTATTCAAAATGCCCAAGCCAAACTGCCCCAATATCCAGTGCCCTGGGTCACTGATCTAGCTCCAAACTGGCAGGGAATTCAGGAAAAACAGGTTAATTCAGGACCCCAGCAGAAGCTGATCAAGTCAGTGGCTGAGAAGGGAAATGGGAGACAAGAATCTGGTTCACCGTTAAGAAATGTCCCTCAATCAGAAG GACCATCAAAAGCTTCTCACAGTAGAATCAGACCTAGTCCTAGATTCCTGGGAAGACTCCAGACCAACGACCCCTCCAGAGGGCAGATGCTCCAAAACTCAGAGTCTGCTACCAGAAGAGGAAATGACAGGATATCTGATCCTAGCTTTATGCTGCAGAACACTACAAAGACACCCGCCGACCGCAGAGACCATGATGCAACTGATACAAGTCACGGGGGCCTGAATCCCATTGCAGGAGGAGCTGAGTTTATGGGTTTTCACACACATTCTATTGGCTCTGGTACGCCAGGTTCAGCCCTGAAGATTCCAAGCAGGTCAGAATGTGGCTATCGGTACGGATGGAGTGTTCACCAAGGCATCATGAGAG gTAGATGA